One region of Vibrio cidicii genomic DNA includes:
- a CDS encoding glutaredoxin, translating into MRFIRWFLGKLILLANAIFAPKGIQRSPEAQALVDAKAKNLSLYQFEACPFCVKVRRAMKRQSVHFELRDAKNNAEHRQALQQGGGKIKVPCLRIEEDGQTRWLYESSDIVAYLEKEFA; encoded by the coding sequence ATGCGCTTTATTCGTTGGTTTTTAGGCAAATTGATCCTACTGGCAAATGCCATTTTTGCTCCCAAAGGCATACAACGTAGCCCAGAAGCACAAGCTTTGGTCGATGCAAAAGCCAAAAACCTATCGCTGTATCAATTTGAGGCGTGTCCGTTTTGCGTGAAAGTGCGCAGAGCAATGAAAAGGCAATCGGTTCACTTTGAACTGCGCGACGCGAAAAACAACGCGGAACATCGACAAGCCTTGCAGCAAGGTGGTGGAAAAATCAAAGTTCCCTGTTTACGCATTGAAGAAGATGGTCAGACTCGCTGGTTGTACGAATCCTCAGATATTGTTGCCTATCTTGAAAAAGAATTTGCCTAA
- a CDS encoding ABC transporter permease, translated as MDKIINTNKASEPVEMIAREPRFSWKKTKKTLGKIYAFFYGNPPAIIGGLLLTIILSGALFAPVLATHNPEKRVARPHVAPNAEYVLGTTRSGRDVYSQVLHGARKSLTVAIAAGVIAMSLAVIIGVSSGYFGGKIDERLNFLTNVFLVFPQLPLLIVLAAFLGQVGSLVITVLLGITSWPWGARVIRSQTMAIRNKEFIISAEVMGESKIRIILVEILPNLVSIVFGGFLGTVIYAMGAEAGLGILGLGDATEVSWGSMLYWAQTSSSLYTGAWWEMLVPASALAITGGALALINMSIDQVSNPKLRTGPHIKLWHQLKKQADKRRGLL; from the coding sequence ATGGACAAGATCATTAATACTAATAAAGCGTCCGAACCCGTTGAAATGATCGCTCGTGAGCCTCGTTTCTCGTGGAAAAAGACCAAAAAAACACTAGGTAAAATTTACGCATTCTTCTACGGTAACCCGCCAGCCATTATTGGTGGTTTGTTACTGACCATTATCCTGAGCGGAGCACTATTTGCACCGGTATTGGCAACCCACAACCCAGAAAAGCGCGTGGCTCGCCCGCACGTCGCGCCGAATGCAGAATACGTTCTCGGTACCACGCGTAGTGGCCGTGATGTCTACAGCCAAGTGCTGCACGGTGCGCGAAAGTCACTCACCGTAGCAATTGCTGCGGGCGTGATTGCCATGAGCTTGGCAGTGATCATCGGTGTTTCCTCCGGCTACTTCGGCGGCAAAATCGATGAACGCCTTAACTTTCTGACCAACGTGTTTCTGGTTTTTCCCCAGTTGCCCCTTTTGATTGTGCTGGCGGCTTTTCTCGGTCAGGTGGGATCCTTGGTGATCACCGTCTTGCTCGGAATCACGTCGTGGCCTTGGGGCGCACGGGTCATCCGGTCGCAAACCATGGCGATTCGCAATAAAGAGTTCATCATTTCGGCGGAAGTGATGGGCGAGTCAAAAATCCGCATCATCTTGGTCGAAATTCTGCCAAACCTCGTTTCCATCGTATTCGGTGGCTTCTTAGGCACCGTGATTTACGCCATGGGTGCGGAAGCGGGCCTAGGCATTCTTGGCTTAGGTGACGCAACCGAAGTGAGCTGGGGCTCGATGCTCTACTGGGCGCAAACTTCCTCATCGCTCTACACCGGAGCATGGTGGGAGATGTTGGTACCGGCGTCCGCATTGGCGATTACCGGCGGCGCGTTGGCGCTGATCAACATGTCGATCGACCAAGTGAGCAACCCGAAACTGCGCACTGGCCCACACATCAAACTGT
- a CDS encoding transporter substrate-binding domain-containing protein has protein sequence MLNFWNGNKSWTRQQHEIDVLRAVLQAQEIPYNIFHDTTDYPLASDEANIFALGTDLTTTVAGNLKFAKGTYLMVPHAVCGGILGCRVLIVRRGEQDQFAQLSLSELQQRIAGIPSTWADAELLRQNGFQVLEQGTLAQQFLLLQEGLCDFIPLGINEAQSLLDDHPQEASRLVIEPSLMLFYPLPIVFYVNPSQTKLQKDLKLGLQTLEQRGVLERIYRKHYGTAVQHLSPNKRKVFCLVNNQLPEEWHDFTPLYL, from the coding sequence ATGCTCAATTTCTGGAATGGCAACAAATCATGGACAAGACAACAGCACGAAATCGATGTACTACGTGCCGTCCTACAAGCTCAAGAAATCCCTTACAACATCTTCCATGATACTACGGACTACCCTCTCGCCAGTGATGAAGCCAACATTTTTGCGTTAGGCACCGATCTCACCACCACAGTTGCTGGCAACCTTAAGTTTGCCAAAGGCACATATTTGATGGTACCTCACGCCGTTTGCGGCGGTATCTTGGGTTGCCGTGTCTTGATTGTACGCCGTGGTGAACAGGATCAATTTGCCCAGTTATCGCTCTCTGAACTACAACAGCGTATCGCTGGCATTCCTAGCACTTGGGCAGACGCAGAGCTCTTGCGGCAAAATGGTTTTCAGGTATTGGAGCAAGGAACGCTGGCACAACAGTTCTTACTGCTACAAGAAGGGCTGTGTGACTTTATCCCGCTCGGTATCAACGAAGCACAAAGTTTACTTGATGACCATCCACAAGAGGCCAGTCGGCTCGTCATAGAGCCCAGCCTGATGCTTTTCTACCCTTTGCCAATTGTCTTTTATGTAAATCCGAGCCAAACCAAACTGCAAAAAGACCTAAAACTGGGGCTACAAACACTCGAGCAACGCGGAGTGTTAGAGCGCATCTACCGAAAGCATTACGGCACTGCGGTTCAGCATCTTTCGCCAAACAAACGAAAAGTATTTTGCTTAGTTAACAATCAGTTACCAGAAGAGTGGCATGATTTCACGCCACTTTATCTTTGA
- a CDS encoding sensor domain-containing diguanylate cyclase: MANSTSWKPFSYVAEDGSKRGILIDLWQRYGEKNGVEIEFVLSDWNDSILAVRQGRADVHAGLLWSEKRDLFFDFANSIMTINTQLYLSQRIITSDLNAILSGLDAQGVGVVEGGYEEYFMAKTYPAARLVKYPNNRLMIEAAFRHDIDAFVADLQVANFYLYTSDQSTAFVPALYLYSGDIRPAVAEGQQDLLKEVERGFERVGDREMDKVIASWSTIQTVYPKFLFPVALALFVILSCSYILLLKRTVKLRTQELQTANQNLLDLSRRDHLTQISNRRFFIEQLETLSTKDTSVAVLMFDIDDFKKINDEFGHATGDVVIQRVARCVEHELPDNALYARIGGEEFAIVLCGVSYVEAESLSHHLCSAVSELTFIQMPNEVTISLGCAYYPYVRQKVDLNAADKLMYQAKRQGKHCAAVAQIELQERNI, from the coding sequence GTGGCGAATTCGACCTCTTGGAAGCCGTTCTCTTATGTAGCCGAAGATGGTTCAAAACGAGGCATCTTGATCGATCTATGGCAACGTTACGGCGAGAAAAACGGGGTAGAGATCGAGTTTGTCTTGTCGGATTGGAATGACTCTATTCTCGCGGTTCGGCAAGGAAGAGCGGATGTTCATGCAGGTCTGTTGTGGTCCGAGAAGCGCGATCTCTTTTTCGATTTTGCCAATTCCATTATGACCATCAACACTCAGTTGTATCTCAGCCAGAGGATCATTACTTCTGATCTCAATGCTATTCTGAGCGGTTTGGATGCGCAGGGAGTTGGTGTGGTTGAGGGCGGGTATGAAGAATATTTTATGGCAAAAACCTATCCGGCGGCGAGGTTGGTCAAGTATCCCAATAATCGTTTGATGATAGAAGCGGCATTTCGCCATGACATCGACGCTTTTGTCGCCGATCTGCAAGTCGCGAACTTTTACTTGTACACTTCGGATCAGTCCACTGCGTTTGTGCCGGCACTTTATCTTTATTCTGGTGATATTCGTCCCGCTGTCGCTGAAGGTCAACAGGACCTGCTCAAAGAGGTTGAACGCGGTTTTGAGCGAGTGGGCGATCGCGAAATGGATAAAGTGATAGCCAGTTGGAGCACGATTCAAACCGTGTATCCTAAGTTTTTGTTTCCAGTAGCATTAGCCTTGTTTGTCATATTGTCCTGCAGCTATATCTTGCTGCTCAAGCGTACCGTGAAGTTAAGAACGCAAGAGCTACAAACAGCAAATCAAAATTTGCTCGATCTCTCTCGGCGTGATCATTTAACCCAAATTAGTAATCGACGCTTTTTTATTGAGCAATTAGAAACGTTATCGACAAAGGACACTTCGGTTGCGGTGCTGATGTTTGACATTGATGATTTCAAGAAAATTAACGACGAGTTTGGTCACGCCACAGGTGATGTGGTGATTCAGCGAGTCGCAAGGTGTGTGGAACATGAATTACCGGATAACGCGCTATACGCCAGAATCGGTGGCGAAGAATTTGCAATTGTACTGTGTGGCGTATCGTATGTAGAGGCTGAATCGTTGTCACACCACTTGTGCAGCGCGGTGTCTGAACTCACTTTTATCCAAATGCCCAACGAGGTGACGATCAGCCTCGGCTGCGCATATTATCCCTACGTTCGTCAGAAAGTGGACTTAAATGCAGCCGATAAACTGATGTATCAAGCCAAAAGGCAAGGAAAGCATTGTGCCGCAGTCGCTCAGATTGAACTACAAGAGCGCAATATCTGA
- a CDS encoding VOC family protein, with protein sequence MKMNHVGIMVGDMNQAVEFYTQALGLKIVMNNTKVIEERETAIGRMCIAVFGEGFKGFNIAHLITTDGIGIELFEMKERQERHDVDFSRLGIFHFCLQTDDFSGVMEKVIEFGGKVRMDVMRYHPEDDARPAKMVYLEDPFGNLFELYSHSYEETYASEYE encoded by the coding sequence ATGAAAATGAACCACGTCGGCATCATGGTAGGCGATATGAACCAAGCGGTGGAGTTCTATACTCAAGCTTTGGGGCTAAAAATCGTCATGAACAATACAAAAGTGATTGAAGAGCGAGAAACAGCGATTGGTCGTATGTGTATCGCGGTTTTTGGTGAGGGCTTTAAAGGCTTTAACATTGCGCACCTCATCACGACAGATGGTATCGGTATCGAACTGTTTGAGATGAAGGAACGCCAAGAGCGCCATGACGTAGACTTCTCTCGGCTAGGTATTTTCCATTTCTGCCTGCAAACCGACGATTTTTCAGGTGTGATGGAGAAAGTGATAGAATTTGGCGGGAAAGTGCGTATGGATGTGATGCGTTACCACCCAGAAGATGATGCAAGGCCTGCTAAGATGGTCTATTTGGAAGACCCGTTTGGTAATCTCTTCGAGCTTTACTCTCACTCGTACGAAGAAACTTACGCATCAGAATACGAGTAA
- a CDS encoding LysR family transcriptional regulator: MLNPIWLNTFKTLVDVGHFTHTAERLHMTQPGVSQHIRKLEELCGHALIKRINKTFELTEQGKLVYEHAVKSADAEARLFASLEFDNPFAGVCKLSCSGSLALQLYPQLLSLQQAHLDLEIHLEAAPNQKIFNDLQTDKIDLGIVTQKPDERLFQSSVLGSETLCLVLPKCYKESEINADLLCDIGVIDHPDAQHYLSIYFNACALESLSKINLDKLPKSGYVNQLSQILLPVSRGLGFTVLPKSAITNFVDSESLFVVSPKTEVRETLYLVQKRNRDLPQRYQTVNRYLARIFS; encoded by the coding sequence ATGCTCAATCCAATCTGGCTGAACACGTTCAAAACCTTAGTTGATGTGGGGCACTTTACTCACACGGCAGAAAGACTGCATATGACCCAGCCCGGCGTCAGCCAGCACATTCGAAAACTTGAAGAGCTCTGCGGTCATGCGCTCATAAAGCGAATCAATAAAACCTTTGAACTTACAGAGCAAGGAAAATTGGTCTATGAACACGCCGTAAAGAGCGCCGACGCTGAAGCTCGTTTGTTTGCTAGCCTAGAGTTTGACAATCCATTTGCTGGTGTGTGTAAGTTGTCCTGTTCAGGTTCACTGGCATTGCAACTCTATCCACAGTTACTGTCGTTGCAACAAGCGCACTTAGATTTAGAGATCCATCTTGAAGCCGCCCCCAACCAGAAAATCTTCAATGATCTGCAGACAGATAAGATTGATTTGGGAATTGTCACCCAAAAGCCCGACGAAAGGCTATTTCAAAGTAGCGTTCTTGGCAGCGAGACTTTATGTTTGGTCTTACCAAAGTGTTATAAAGAAAGTGAAATTAACGCCGACTTGCTATGCGATATTGGGGTGATTGATCATCCTGATGCCCAGCATTACTTATCCATTTATTTCAATGCGTGTGCGCTGGAGTCGCTGTCTAAGATCAACCTAGATAAGCTGCCAAAATCGGGCTACGTCAACCAACTGAGCCAAATCTTACTCCCGGTTTCTCGAGGTTTGGGATTTACTGTTCTGCCAAAAAGTGCCATCACAAACTTTGTCGATAGCGAAAGCCTATTCGTTGTCAGCCCAAAAACGGAAGTGAGAGAAACTTTATATTTGGTGCAAAAAAGAAACCGCGACCTGCCACAGCGCTACCAGACCGTGAACCGCTATTTAGCGCGTATTTTCTCTTAG
- a CDS encoding ABC transporter permease, whose protein sequence is MSFLLRRFGFYFTAFLIAISFNFMLPRLMPGDPVDALFAAAQGRMDPAQMDAVREMYGFVDGNLFEQYLAYMKSVFTLDLGPSVLMFPVSVSDVIAMALPWTMFLALGSLIVALIIGVSIGTYASYRREGLFGQVVPPVLAFISNFPYVVTALLLFYFFGLKLELLPLAYTYDPALEPGFNLEFIGSVAKHAVLPVGSMVVVGIATWVFNMRNAMINVLGEDYVTMAEAKGLSSFRVMYRYAGRNAILPVATAIAMAIGFSFAGSIMTEVVFNYQGLGNILLKGIVARDYPLIQAILLILVTAVLTANFIADLLYVWLDPRISN, encoded by the coding sequence ATGTCGTTTTTACTTCGCCGTTTTGGCTTTTATTTTACTGCCTTCCTGATTGCGATTTCATTCAACTTTATGTTGCCGCGCTTGATGCCGGGGGATCCGGTGGATGCTCTGTTTGCCGCAGCGCAAGGTCGAATGGACCCCGCTCAGATGGACGCCGTTCGTGAGATGTATGGTTTTGTCGATGGCAATCTGTTCGAGCAGTATCTGGCTTACATGAAGAGCGTGTTTACGCTTGATCTTGGCCCTTCGGTACTGATGTTTCCGGTAAGTGTATCGGATGTGATTGCCATGGCGCTGCCGTGGACCATGTTCCTTGCGCTCGGCTCTTTAATTGTTGCACTGATCATCGGTGTCAGTATCGGTACTTATGCTTCTTATCGTCGTGAAGGACTGTTTGGCCAAGTGGTGCCACCGGTGTTGGCTTTCATCAGTAACTTCCCTTATGTCGTCACTGCGCTGCTGCTGTTCTACTTTTTCGGTTTGAAGTTGGAATTGCTGCCGCTGGCGTACACCTACGACCCTGCATTAGAGCCGGGCTTTAACCTGGAGTTTATCGGCAGCGTAGCGAAACACGCGGTGCTTCCAGTCGGTTCGATGGTGGTGGTCGGTATCGCCACTTGGGTGTTTAACATGCGCAACGCGATGATCAACGTGCTTGGTGAAGATTACGTCACCATGGCGGAAGCGAAAGGACTGAGCAGTTTCCGCGTGATGTACCGCTATGCAGGCCGCAACGCGATTTTGCCAGTGGCGACTGCGATTGCCATGGCGATTGGTTTCTCCTTCGCCGGCTCGATCATGACGGAAGTGGTGTTTAACTACCAAGGGCTGGGCAACATTCTACTCAAAGGTATTGTGGCGCGTGACTACCCATTAATCCAAGCCATCTTGTTAATTCTCGTCACGGCAGTTTTAACGGCGAACTTTATTGCCGATCTGCTCTACGTCTGGCTTGACCCCCGCATTTCGAATTAA
- a CDS encoding methyl-accepting chemotaxis protein — translation MSFSISGKLQLSFLLLAVLFIASSVFTYRTTNVVEQHTASLLNRDLPTVDSSRAIQQSIQEVISTLRAYMLLGGDENKRETLHQALTTVLSRTEEAWPRMQSLIAPEEFEVLSQQWQTVVTLVNRVVELSHTDENLPAHSLFLNEAAPIAEVALDQIQGLINDEAGNREGGERKRLFKVYADSYTSLANALSAMRDYLQYGKPEHLEKYQDFITFHNQSVAEIEEKSALMSESDRDLWSLFKEMQQLYFPLAEQVIALRNAPNWNQSNQIMASELVPTTSKLNQRLEQVVLSQQQKADRSGEGIRQSMKQVVISLVIAVALTVLAAVVLSGYLGRNIGRRVVLVSERASRIASGDISQAPLSVEGTDELATLTDSVNRMNHSLSSIVQGVTDKAASVDASMSELLYSSERTLLQIKRQQADMVEVGNEVNGVADAATNTLLQVESSAQSLAYSKEKISQGHSALEQNQKTMQSLNQTIQSAAKMVAELSQASEQIGKVTEVIEGLAEQTNLLALNAAIEAARAGEYGRGFAVVADEVRLLASRTTESTSEINTIVNAIQSSTSLVVREIEASQSLAVSGEEHIEQAVVELKESIGQINKLNQHFTELANAAQTQSDATHSITQLMTGVQESVSGVAENSDASNLCAKQAQEKVNQLNREVSQFKV, via the coding sequence ATGAGTTTTTCAATATCAGGGAAGTTGCAGCTCAGCTTTTTGTTACTTGCAGTGCTGTTTATTGCTTCGTCAGTTTTTACGTATCGCACGACCAATGTGGTTGAGCAGCATACGGCGTCGCTACTCAATCGTGATCTGCCAACTGTTGATAGCAGCCGAGCGATTCAGCAGTCTATTCAAGAAGTTATCTCTACTCTACGCGCGTATATGTTGTTGGGTGGGGACGAAAATAAACGAGAAACCCTGCATCAAGCGCTGACCACCGTTCTTTCTCGTACGGAAGAAGCATGGCCACGAATGCAATCGCTGATCGCCCCTGAAGAATTTGAGGTATTGTCGCAGCAGTGGCAAACGGTGGTCACTTTAGTTAATCGGGTGGTTGAATTGAGCCATACCGATGAAAACTTACCAGCGCACAGTTTGTTCCTCAATGAAGCCGCACCAATCGCCGAAGTGGCTTTGGATCAGATCCAAGGACTGATTAACGATGAGGCGGGCAACCGAGAAGGCGGTGAGCGTAAGCGGTTGTTCAAAGTGTATGCGGACAGTTACACCTCACTTGCCAATGCACTCTCCGCAATGCGTGATTATCTGCAGTATGGAAAGCCAGAGCACCTAGAGAAATATCAAGATTTTATTACGTTTCACAATCAATCCGTCGCCGAAATTGAGGAAAAAAGTGCGCTGATGTCAGAAAGTGATCGCGATTTATGGTCACTGTTTAAGGAGATGCAGCAACTCTACTTCCCACTCGCTGAGCAAGTTATCGCCCTGCGCAATGCGCCTAATTGGAACCAAAGTAATCAGATCATGGCCTCAGAGCTGGTGCCAACAACGAGCAAACTTAATCAACGGCTAGAGCAAGTGGTGCTGAGCCAACAGCAAAAAGCCGATCGCAGCGGAGAGGGGATCCGTCAGTCGATGAAACAAGTGGTGATTTCGCTGGTGATTGCTGTCGCTCTGACCGTACTCGCCGCTGTTGTGTTGTCGGGATACTTAGGTCGGAATATTGGTCGGCGTGTCGTGTTGGTGTCTGAGCGGGCCAGCCGTATCGCCTCGGGCGATATCTCTCAAGCGCCTTTGAGTGTCGAAGGAACGGACGAACTGGCAACTTTAACCGATTCGGTAAACCGCATGAATCACTCTTTGTCTTCAATTGTCCAAGGAGTGACAGACAAAGCCGCATCGGTCGACGCAAGCATGAGTGAGTTACTGTATTCGAGTGAGAGAACACTCCTGCAAATAAAAAGACAGCAAGCGGATATGGTTGAAGTGGGGAATGAAGTAAACGGCGTGGCTGATGCTGCGACTAACACCCTGCTTCAAGTCGAGTCGTCAGCGCAAAGCCTGGCGTATTCCAAAGAGAAGATTTCTCAGGGGCATAGCGCATTGGAGCAAAACCAAAAAACCATGCAATCACTCAATCAAACCATTCAAAGTGCAGCAAAAATGGTGGCAGAGTTAAGCCAAGCGAGTGAGCAAATCGGCAAGGTGACAGAGGTCATTGAAGGACTGGCCGAGCAAACTAATTTACTGGCGCTGAATGCCGCGATTGAAGCGGCTCGTGCAGGTGAATATGGGAGAGGGTTCGCCGTGGTGGCGGATGAAGTACGTTTGCTCGCTAGCCGGACTACGGAATCGACCAGCGAGATTAATACCATCGTCAACGCAATTCAAAGTTCAACAAGCTTAGTCGTGAGAGAAATTGAAGCCAGTCAGTCGCTGGCAGTCAGTGGTGAAGAGCATATTGAACAAGCGGTGGTCGAATTGAAAGAGAGCATTGGACAAATTAATAAGCTCAATCAGCATTTCACTGAACTGGCGAATGCTGCGCAAACGCAATCGGATGCGACTCACTCCATTACCCAGTTGATGACTGGTGTGCAGGAGTCGGTATCCGGTGTGGCAGAGAACAGCGACGCTTCCAACCTTTGTGCAAAACAGGCCCAAGAGAAAGTGAACCAATTAAATCGAGAGGTTTCACAGTTCAAAGTTTAA
- a CDS encoding ribosome alternative rescue factor ArfA, whose protein sequence is MKCKNKTHSDTHEHELGRGVIQDNALKALVTSQLFKTRVVKAKKGKGSFSRKMKHRGKEPGAKGMKKIHFAPGSFVIDGLIPVLR, encoded by the coding sequence ATGAAATGCAAAAATAAGACTCACTCTGACACTCATGAACACGAGTTGGGCAGAGGAGTGATACAAGATAACGCGCTTAAGGCGTTGGTCACCAGCCAGTTGTTTAAGACTCGGGTGGTGAAAGCGAAAAAAGGTAAAGGCAGTTTCAGCCGTAAAATGAAACACAGAGGCAAAGAGCCCGGTGCAAAGGGGATGAAGAAAATCCATTTTGCACCGGGCTCTTTCGTTATAGATGGTTTAATACCAGTTTTGCGTTAA
- a CDS encoding cold-shock protein → MSNTVTGTVKWFNETKGFGFIKQENGPDVFAHFSAIKGDGFRSLAEGQKVSFVISQGQKGPQAEEITVL, encoded by the coding sequence ATGTCTAACACAGTAACCGGCACCGTAAAATGGTTTAACGAAACTAAAGGCTTTGGTTTTATCAAGCAAGAAAACGGCCCGGACGTTTTTGCACACTTCTCTGCAATCAAAGGTGATGGCTTTCGTTCACTCGCTGAAGGCCAAAAAGTGTCTTTCGTCATCTCTCAAGGCCAAAAAGGTCCTCAAGCAGAAGAAATCACAGTGCTTTAA